The segment CTCGTGCATACTCAAAAAGCGGCACAATTTCATGATCATTGATTCCACGCAGGATAACACTGTTAAGTTTAACGGATAATCCTGCATCGGCTGCTGCACGGATTCCTGCGAGCACTTGGTCTAAAACATCTTTTTGTGCGATATAATTAAGTGTTTTAGCATTCAAAGAATCAAGAGAAATGTTAACACGTCGTAATCCCGCATTTTTTAGTTTTTCGGCTTGAGCAGGCAATAAGAAACCGTTTGTGGTTAGTCCGATATCTACATCGGGTGCATAGGTGTGAATCATCGTTATCAGCTCATCAAGATTCTCACGCGTCGTCGGCTCACCTCCGGTAAGACGGATCTTTCGTATACCGTTGTCGATTCCGATTTTGATAAATTCAAATAGCTCTTCATAACTCAATAGATTTTCTTTAGGTACCCAGCTAAAGGGTTTTTCAGCCATACAATAGCGGCAGCGAAAATTACATCTCTCCGTAACCGAAACACGTAAATAGGTGACCTTACGGTCAAAACGATCTCGCAACATATTTGATCCTTATTTTTATCGATTATTCAATAGTAACCGATTCATAAGAGCAATTTCTTGATTTACATCAATCATCAAATGTGTAGTTTGCGTTATCATAAATTTTCACTGTATAAAGGTTAACCATGACATCTATGATTGAGGATCTTAATTTTTTTAAAGAGTGCGATCCTTTAAAACTATCCCTATTGTCTTCAACCTCCAAATTTAAATCGTACAATGCATCTGATATTTTGATGTATGAGGAAGATGATATTAACCGCGTCTATTTTCTCGTCGAAGGGGAAGTGAAACTCTATAAAGTGGATCGCTTTGATAACGAAGTTTTTTTATATACCCTCTCGGATCAAACTCTACTGACTGATATCGGTACACTCGAATGCAATACGATCAGCTGTTTCAGTAATATAGAATTTTTAGTTCCAAGCCGTGTGGTATCATTCGATCTTAAAATTTTTAAAGAGGTCGTTAAAACCGATTTTTCACTATTAATCAATTTGGTCAATCTCCTCGCCGATCAAAAACAACGAGTGGACTGTATGGTAAGTATGGGAATGGTATATGACGTCACTGCCAAAGTAGCCAAGATGCTTTATGACCAGCTTGATCTGTATAATCGGCTTAAAAAACAGGAGATCTCATATCGACTCAATATCCAGCCAGCTACCCTTTCACGGGTATTGGCTAAATTTATCCGTAAAGGGCTAATTATGGAAGAAGATCATAAAACAGTTGTTTTACAACGTGAAGAACTGACACGATATTTCAACGAAGGACTCTAAATGCAATCCATATCCACCAAAGTACGTTGGATCGTTATGATTCTGTCTCTTAATCTTATTACAATCATTCTCGTTGATATTTGGCTCAATACGGATCAACAGTTTGATGCCAAAGTGATCAATACAGCTGGAAAACAGCGCATGCTTTCTCAGCGGACCGTTTTAGAGCTGCACAGACTTTTATTGGATGAAGAAGGTGCGTATGAGCGGCTCCAATCAGCACGTCAGGAATTTGACCGCAATTTCAAACAACTCAGTACAGCCACGAACGAATATCAAGGTTTTTCAAACGAAAAAATCGAAAAAACTATGTTAAAAGTATACGATCACTGGAACAAAATGGGAACCCTCATTGACCATTATTTACAAGGAGACCATAATCTTTATGATCTGAAAACTATCTATGATGACGGGGATAGAACCTTGCTCCTGATGGATCAGGCGGTAACCCAATACCAAGAATATATGATGGAAAAACGGGTCATTGCTCATCGAATTCAAATCATGTTAGCTCTTATCTCCTTTGGAGTTATCCTTTATATGGCACGTACAACGTTACAAATTCAACGAAATTTTGACAAATTTTTGGAACACTCGAAATCGATCAGCGGAAATGAAAACATCGGTGTTCAACGCGGAAATGAACTTGATATTGCATGCGCCCATATCGAATACTTCTTACAGAATGTAGAAGAAGCGATCCAAAATGCTACCGAAGCGGTCGAAAAAAGCGAAGCCGCTACCGCGATGCTGATCGGTTCAGCTCCTGAAACCGAAAAACTGCTGGAACAGAGTGAAGACATGATGATCCAGGTAAGTGAAGAACTTCACCACACCGCTCAACGTCTAAAAAAACTCAAAAGCAACCTCGAGTCTGCTAATTCAATCCGAAACGCCTAAAGGCGTTTCAAATACAATCCTTCTTTTCTTCTTCTTTTGACTTAGATCAAATACTTTTTTTTTGAATTGCTTTACAATGTTTGAAGTGCATGAGTCATTTCATAGCATAAGGAAATCTTAAGGGGTCCAGCCGTATGGTATGGATTGAACGTGATTTCATTAAGGAGTTTTCAATGTCGTTAGATAGAAGAGAGTTTTTAAAAAGTGCCGCCGCCGCATCTGCAGCAGCAGCAGTAGGGATGGCAGTTCCTGCAAGCGTAGAGGCTGCCTCAAACCAAGCGCAAGCGGGATGGCGCTGGGATAAAGCGGCATGCCGTTTTTGCGGAACCGGTTGCGGAATTATGATGGCGACCAAAGACGACCGTATCGTTGCGGTCAAAGGTGACCCGCTTGCTCCCGTCAATCGTGGTCTTAACTGTATCAAAGGGTACTTTAACGCGAAAATCATGTACGGTGCCGATCGTTTGACTCAGCCACTTTTACGGATGAATGATAACGGTCAATTTGACAAACATGGTAAATTTAAACCGATCAGCTGGGAACGTGCGTTTGATGAGATGGAAGTGCAGATCAAGTCTGCTCTCAAAGAAAAAGGGCCGACAGGTATTGCTATGTTCAGTTCAGGGCAACAAACCATTTTAGAAGGTAATGCTGCCCTTAAACTGATGAAAGCAGGTTTCCGTACCAACAATATCGATCCGAATGCTCGTCTTTGTATGGCATCTGCCGTTACGGGGTTCATGAACGTTTTCGGTGCGGATGAGCCATCGGGATGTTATGACGATATCGAACTGGCTGAAACCATTGTGGCATTCGGTTCCAACATGGCGGAAATGCACCCTATTCTCTGGTCTCGCGTATCCGATCGTAAACTGAGCAATCCGGACAAAGTGCAAGTCGTCGTTCTTTCAACATATAAGCACCGTACCATGGACCTTGCCGACGTTGAGATCATCTTTAAACCTAATACCGATTTGGCAATTTTCAACTACATCGCCCGTGAGATTGTATATAACCACCCTGAAGCGATCGATTGGGATTTTGTCAACCGATACATCGTATTCGCTACCGGCCCCGTCGATATCGGATACGGATTGCGTGAAGATATTCATCATCCAAAATACAAAAAAAGCGAACTTGATACCGCAGCGAAACAAAAATCAAAAGTTCTTACTGCCGATGAGGGGGTAAGTCTTGGGTATCTAGGCTATAAAGCGGGTGATACACTTCAAATGAAAAATACTGAAACTGCTAATAATCATTGGCAAATCACTTTTGAAGAGTTCAAAAAAGGGCTTGCTCCTTATACTCTCGAGTATACTGCACATGTTGCCAAAGGTGATCCGGATGAGAGCATAGAAGATTTTAAAGTCAAACTTCAAAAAATGGCTGATCTTTACATCGAACAAAAACGCAAATGTCTCACTTTCTGGACGATGGGATTCAATCAACACACTCGTGGTACATGGGTAAATGAACAAGCGTATATGATCCATTTCCTCCTTGGTAAACAAGCCAAACCGGGAAGCGGCGCGTTCTCCCTTACCGGTCAGCCATCAGCGTGCGGAACCGCTCGTGAAGTAGGAACCTTTAGTCATCGTCTACCGGCAGATATGGTCGTTATGAATCCAGACCATCGTAAAAGAGCCGAAGAGATCTGGCACATTCCAGCCGGTACGATCAATCCGAAAAACGGATCCCATTTCACCCAGATTCACCGTGACCTCGAAGACGGTAAAGTGAAGTTCGCATGGGTAAGTGTGTGTAATCCGTATCAGGATACCGGTAATGCGGAGCACTGGATTAAAGCCGCTCGTGAAATGGATAACTTTATCGTTACCTCCGATGGTTATCCGGGGATTTCGGCCAAAGTGTCGGATTTGATTTTACCGAGTGCCATGATGTACGAAAAATGGGGTGCATACGGTAATGCGGAGCGCCGTACTCAACACTGGCGTCAGCAGGTAACTCCGGTAGGGGATGCGATGTCCGATACATGGCAGTTCGTTGAACTCTCCAAACGCTTTACGATCAAAGAAGTATGGGGTGCGCAAAAAATCCCAGGGCTTGAGGGCGGATTACCGGATGTCATGGGTGCTGCCAAAGAAATGGGATACAAAGAAACCGATACCCTTTATGATGTCTTGTATGCCAATCCGACTGCTAAAAGCTTTAAATGGCCTGATCCGGTCGGTAAAGGGTACCAAAACTCTGAAGCTGCGG is part of the Sulfuricurvum sp. genome and harbors:
- the moaA gene encoding GTP 3',8-cyclase MoaA, yielding MLRDRFDRKVTYLRVSVTERCNFRCRYCMAEKPFSWVPKENLLSYEELFEFIKIGIDNGIRKIRLTGGEPTTRENLDELITMIHTYAPDVDIGLTTNGFLLPAQAEKLKNAGLRRVNISLDSLNAKTLNYIAQKDVLDQVLAGIRAAADAGLSVKLNSVILRGINDHEIVPLFEYARELGAQIRYIEYMENSHASNALQGLRSDEIIEILGKSYPFIPIEKEMSGPANLYETPDGYRFGTIEPHRHDFCATCDRLRLTAEGDLIGCLYFEGAKSIKEAIREGNIKKATQILEDVVFNKPEKNLWGIENIEVSSRAFYRTGG
- the napA gene encoding nitrate reductase catalytic subunit NapA yields the protein MSLDRREFLKSAAAASAAAAVGMAVPASVEAASNQAQAGWRWDKAACRFCGTGCGIMMATKDDRIVAVKGDPLAPVNRGLNCIKGYFNAKIMYGADRLTQPLLRMNDNGQFDKHGKFKPISWERAFDEMEVQIKSALKEKGPTGIAMFSSGQQTILEGNAALKLMKAGFRTNNIDPNARLCMASAVTGFMNVFGADEPSGCYDDIELAETIVAFGSNMAEMHPILWSRVSDRKLSNPDKVQVVVLSTYKHRTMDLADVEIIFKPNTDLAIFNYIAREIVYNHPEAIDWDFVNRYIVFATGPVDIGYGLREDIHHPKYKKSELDTAAKQKSKVLTADEGVSLGYLGYKAGDTLQMKNTETANNHWQITFEEFKKGLAPYTLEYTAHVAKGDPDESIEDFKVKLQKMADLYIEQKRKCLTFWTMGFNQHTRGTWVNEQAYMIHFLLGKQAKPGSGAFSLTGQPSACGTAREVGTFSHRLPADMVVMNPDHRKRAEEIWHIPAGTINPKNGSHFTQIHRDLEDGKVKFAWVSVCNPYQDTGNAEHWIKAAREMDNFIVTSDGYPGISAKVSDLILPSAMMYEKWGAYGNAERRTQHWRQQVTPVGDAMSDTWQFVELSKRFTIKEVWGAQKIPGLEGGLPDVMGAAKEMGYKETDTLYDVLYANPTAKSFKWPDPVGKGYQNSEAAGDKRNVIGSDGKPFKGYGFFLQKYLWEEYRKFGDGHGHDYADFDTYHRVRGLKWPVVDGKETAWRYNAKYDPYAKKANSGPFSFYGHAFKEIPSGNLQGVTDKKKVHLDGKAKIFFRPYMEPTEVPDANYDIWLCTGRVLEHWHSGTMTMRVPELYRAVPEALCYIHPKDAEKRGVKQGDMVWVESRRGKVKAHVETRGRNRPPRGLVFVPWFDEKVFINKVCLDHTCPISKQIDHKKCAVKIYKA
- a CDS encoding Crp/Fnr family transcriptional regulator; the protein is MTSMIEDLNFFKECDPLKLSLLSSTSKFKSYNASDILMYEEDDINRVYFLVEGEVKLYKVDRFDNEVFLYTLSDQTLLTDIGTLECNTISCFSNIEFLVPSRVVSFDLKIFKEVVKTDFSLLINLVNLLADQKQRVDCMVSMGMVYDVTAKVAKMLYDQLDLYNRLKKQEISYRLNIQPATLSRVLAKFIRKGLIMEEDHKTVVLQREELTRYFNEGL
- a CDS encoding type IV pili methyl-accepting chemotaxis transducer N-terminal domain-containing protein: MQSISTKVRWIVMILSLNLITIILVDIWLNTDQQFDAKVINTAGKQRMLSQRTVLELHRLLLDEEGAYERLQSARQEFDRNFKQLSTATNEYQGFSNEKIEKTMLKVYDHWNKMGTLIDHYLQGDHNLYDLKTIYDDGDRTLLLMDQAVTQYQEYMMEKRVIAHRIQIMLALISFGVILYMARTTLQIQRNFDKFLEHSKSISGNENIGVQRGNELDIACAHIEYFLQNVEEAIQNATEAVEKSEAATAMLIGSAPETEKLLEQSEDMMIQVSEELHHTAQRLKKLKSNLESANSIRNA